From a region of the Candidatus Jettenia caeni genome:
- a CDS encoding transketolase pyridine binding subunit → MAEMIATRQAYGDALVELGEKNKDIVVLDADLSKSTTTAKFGKKFPDRFFNMGVAEANMVNTAAGLATCGKIAFVSSFSIFATGRTWEQIRNTVCYSGLNVKIVATHSGVSVGPDGASHQCIEDISLMKTIPTMTVIEPCDAFETRKSILAAVDYKGPVYIRLGRAAVPVITKKEDPYTIGKANILRTGKDVAIVACGALVANALTASDILSKDGIEATVVNMHTIKPIDQDVVVSVAKQGNAVVTAEQHVLDGGLGSAVASVLSRNYPVPVEMIGIDNRFGQSGEPDILFKEYHLQPEDIVLAARRAIGRKRK, encoded by the coding sequence ATGGCTGAAATGATAGCTACGCGTCAGGCATATGGTGACGCACTGGTAGAACTGGGCGAAAAGAATAAAGATATTGTAGTACTGGATGCTGATCTTTCAAAATCCACGACCACAGCTAAATTCGGCAAGAAATTTCCTGACAGGTTTTTTAATATGGGGGTAGCCGAGGCGAATATGGTGAATACGGCTGCCGGGTTAGCAACCTGCGGGAAAATAGCATTTGTGAGCAGTTTCAGTATTTTTGCTACAGGACGGACATGGGAGCAGATCAGAAATACCGTTTGTTATAGCGGATTGAATGTAAAGATCGTTGCCACGCACAGTGGTGTATCTGTGGGACCGGATGGGGCATCACATCAGTGTATAGAAGATATATCTTTGATGAAAACAATACCAACCATGACAGTTATTGAACCTTGCGATGCATTCGAAACGAGAAAATCTATCCTGGCTGCTGTAGATTATAAAGGTCCCGTATATATTCGCCTGGGCAGAGCGGCCGTACCCGTAATTACCAAAAAGGAGGATCCTTACACTATTGGAAAAGCAAATATTCTTAGAACGGGTAAAGATGTGGCGATTGTTGCTTGCGGGGCATTGGTTGCCAATGCTCTTACAGCATCTGATATATTATCGAAGGATGGGATCGAGGCAACGGTTGTTAACATGCATACTATCAAACCCATAGATCAGGATGTTGTTGTGAGTGTTGCAAAACAGGGAAATGCAGTAGTAACTGCAGAACAGCATGTGCTGGATGGTGGTTTGGGTAGCGCGGTTGCATCCGTATTATCCCGAAATTATCCTGTGCCTGTTGAGATGATTGGTATAGATAATCGATTTGGTCAATCTGGCGAACCTGATATCCTCTTTAAGGAATACCATCTCCAGCCGGAGGATATTGTTTTAGCTGCCAGGCGAGCTATAGGGCGTAAGAGAAAATGA
- a CDS encoding transketolase subunit A gives MKNLQNLDIQSLEEHAKVIRRHVIRMIAKAGSGHPGSSLSTVDLLVALFYKKLRHNPQLPTWPDRDRFILSKGHGCPALYATLAEQGYFSVDNLDTLRQFGSILQGHPCMKTTPGIEISGGSLGQGLSVGLGIALAAKLDKKDFRTYVMLGDGEIEEGQVWEAAMAASHYKIDNLCAIIDQNGLQIDGFIHEIMSSHPIPEKWRGFGWHVIEINGHDYQSILAAYDDAEKIKGQPTVIVAKTVKGKGVSFMENHVDWHGKAPSREETERALAEMR, from the coding sequence ATGAAGAATTTACAAAATTTAGATATTCAATCTTTAGAAGAGCATGCAAAGGTTATCCGAAGACATGTGATAAGGATGATAGCAAAGGCCGGTTCCGGCCATCCCGGTAGTTCATTATCAACAGTAGATTTACTGGTTGCGCTTTTTTATAAGAAATTAAGACATAACCCGCAATTACCCACTTGGCCGGACAGGGATAGGTTTATTTTGTCGAAAGGCCATGGCTGTCCGGCGCTGTATGCCACCCTTGCCGAACAGGGTTATTTTAGTGTCGATAACCTTGATACCTTGCGGCAGTTTGGCAGTATTCTGCAAGGGCATCCCTGCATGAAAACAACGCCGGGAATTGAGATATCCGGCGGGTCGTTAGGGCAGGGGCTTTCCGTTGGTTTGGGGATCGCCCTGGCTGCAAAGCTGGATAAAAAGGATTTCCGTACTTATGTTATGTTAGGTGATGGGGAAATTGAGGAGGGACAGGTATGGGAAGCAGCAATGGCAGCAAGTCATTATAAAATAGACAACCTATGCGCAATCATAGATCAAAACGGATTGCAGATTGATGGGTTTATCCATGAGATTATGTCCTCACACCCTATCCCTGAAAAATGGCGCGGTTTTGGCTGGCATGTGATAGAAATTAACGGGCATGATTACCAGTCTATCTTAGCCGCTTATGATGATGCAGAGAAGATAAAAGGTCAACCTACGGTTATTGTGGCAAAAACAGTTAAGGGGAAAGGGGTCTCCTTTATGGAAAACCACGTTGATTGGCATGGAAAGGCGCCATCGAGAGAAGAGACCGAACGTGCGCTGGCTGAAATGAGGTAA
- a CDS encoding pyruvate carboxylase, whose translation MAKEKEVDAIHPGYGFLSENANFARACEKAGIAFIGPRPEILSMLGDKTSARIIAEKAQVPILSGCNHPIKSLDEAKSLCNKLGYPVIIKAAHGGGGRGMRVVRGELELSHRLNEAQRESLTAFGSDECFVEKYVEKARHIEVQILGDKYHNIVHLFERDCSLQRRHQKVVEIAPAQNLDKNIRQNICDAAVKICKSVSYDNAGTVEFLLDTETNKYYFIEINPRIQVEHTVTETITGFDLVKRQILISEGFPLNSPEIRIPNQEAIHINSIAFQCRITTEDPSNGFVPDYGRIQHYRSAGGMGIRLDAGTAFSGALVTPYYDSMLVKVTAFGTCFEETAHRMDRALDEFRIRGVKTNIPFLINLVNHKDFLAGKCTTRFIDENPSLFHFPRRRDRATLIMRFVGDMLVNGHTLIKEIPKSVCRRKAPVPAVDRKNPRPKGGRDLLLEMGPKKFAQHILREKKLLLTDTTFRDAHQSLLATRMRTVDMLNITEAYSRNHADFFSLEMWGGATFDTAMRFLSECPWERLRFMRRLAPNILFQMLLRASNGVGYTNYPDNVVKAFIKQAAESGMDIFRVFDSLNWVTNMKIAMDAVLEETNALCEAALCYTGDILDPKRTKYTLDYYVKMAKELEGHGAHILAIKDMAGLLKPYAAYELVRALKSELKIPIHLHTHDTSGGQIATLIKAAEAGVDIVDVAMGPLAGLTSQPNLNTLVEMMRFHERDTGMDFKALGLLSDYWEVVREYYAPFESIQKSSTAEVYHHEIPGGQFTNLFQQAHSMGLAHRWHEITDVYADVNQLFGDIVKVTPSSKVVGDLTLFLVTNDLNAQDIVKNNREISFPTSVVEFFEGRLGQPTGGFPKEVQYRILRGAPAFTERPGANLPPVNLDEIKEEVEGRISRPITNEELMSYLMYPDVFIQYAEHRKKYDDVSVIPTDVFFYGLPMNEEVAIDIEEGKTLIFKLVAISPSNVEGNCTVFFELNGQPREVVIANRKAAASVTKRPQTEEGNTKHVGAPMPGMIVTIKVAAGDKVAKNDPLLIMEAMKMEATVYAEHDGEIGQVLVKKRDCVEARDLLIVYK comes from the coding sequence ATGGCTAAAGAGAAGGAAGTTGATGCCATACATCCGGGCTATGGGTTTCTCTCTGAAAATGCCAACTTTGCCCGTGCCTGTGAAAAGGCAGGTATTGCCTTCATCGGTCCCCGCCCGGAAATTCTTAGCATGCTTGGAGATAAAACCTCGGCCAGAATAATTGCTGAGAAAGCCCAGGTTCCCATACTTTCCGGATGTAACCATCCCATAAAAAGTCTGGATGAGGCTAAGTCCCTTTGCAATAAACTGGGATATCCGGTTATCATCAAGGCTGCCCACGGGGGTGGAGGTCGCGGTATGCGCGTGGTTCGCGGTGAGTTAGAGCTGAGCCATCGTCTGAACGAAGCACAGCGTGAATCCCTGACAGCCTTTGGCTCTGATGAGTGTTTCGTAGAAAAATACGTCGAAAAAGCGCGCCATATTGAGGTACAGATCCTTGGCGACAAGTACCATAATATTGTGCACCTGTTTGAGCGCGACTGCTCCCTGCAAAGACGCCACCAGAAGGTTGTTGAGATCGCCCCGGCACAGAATCTCGATAAAAACATCAGACAGAACATCTGTGATGCAGCCGTAAAAATATGTAAATCTGTGAGTTATGATAACGCCGGTACCGTAGAATTTCTTCTTGATACAGAAACCAATAAGTATTATTTCATCGAAATAAATCCCAGAATTCAGGTCGAACATACCGTCACCGAAACTATCACCGGTTTTGATCTGGTGAAGAGACAAATCTTAATCAGTGAAGGGTTTCCCCTCAATTCACCAGAAATCCGCATACCGAACCAGGAGGCAATTCATATCAATAGCATTGCCTTCCAGTGCCGGATTACCACAGAGGACCCCTCCAATGGGTTTGTTCCCGATTACGGACGTATCCAGCATTACCGTTCTGCCGGTGGCATGGGCATCCGTCTTGACGCCGGAACTGCCTTCTCCGGCGCCCTCGTAACTCCTTACTATGATTCTATGCTGGTGAAAGTTACAGCGTTTGGAACCTGTTTTGAAGAAACAGCACATCGTATGGACAGGGCATTGGATGAGTTCCGGATTCGTGGGGTGAAAACCAATATTCCGTTTCTCATTAATCTGGTTAACCATAAAGATTTCCTGGCAGGTAAATGCACCACGCGCTTCATTGACGAAAATCCGAGCCTCTTTCACTTTCCGCGCCGCAGGGACCGCGCTACCCTCATCATGCGTTTTGTGGGGGATATGCTGGTCAACGGCCATACTCTTATTAAGGAAATACCGAAGTCTGTATGCCGCCGTAAAGCGCCGGTTCCGGCTGTTGATCGTAAAAACCCCAGACCGAAAGGCGGTCGTGACCTTCTTCTGGAAATGGGACCGAAAAAATTTGCACAGCACATCCTCAGGGAGAAAAAATTATTGCTGACGGATACAACCTTCCGCGATGCACATCAGTCTTTACTGGCTACCCGTATGAGGACAGTAGATATGCTGAATATAACTGAGGCCTACTCGAGAAACCATGCTGATTTCTTCTCTCTTGAAATGTGGGGTGGAGCAACCTTTGACACTGCCATGAGATTCCTCTCGGAGTGTCCCTGGGAACGCCTGCGCTTCATGCGCAGACTAGCGCCCAATATACTCTTCCAGATGCTGCTCAGGGCCTCGAATGGTGTTGGTTATACCAACTACCCCGATAATGTCGTTAAGGCATTTATCAAACAGGCTGCGGAAAGCGGTATGGACATATTCCGTGTCTTCGACTCGCTGAACTGGGTTACGAACATGAAAATAGCGATGGATGCCGTTCTGGAAGAAACCAACGCCCTCTGTGAAGCTGCTCTATGTTATACCGGGGATATTCTGGACCCAAAACGGACAAAATACACGCTCGACTATTACGTAAAAATGGCAAAAGAGCTGGAAGGACATGGCGCCCATATCCTTGCAATTAAAGATATGGCTGGCCTCTTGAAGCCTTATGCTGCCTATGAACTTGTTCGTGCCCTGAAGTCCGAGCTAAAGATCCCCATACATCTTCATACTCATGATACATCAGGTGGTCAGATTGCCACCCTTATCAAGGCTGCAGAAGCCGGTGTAGATATTGTTGACGTCGCAATGGGGCCTCTTGCCGGCCTGACATCTCAACCCAATCTGAATACCCTGGTGGAAATGATGCGTTTTCATGAACGTGACACGGGTATGGACTTCAAGGCACTGGGATTGCTCTCGGACTATTGGGAAGTGGTCAGGGAGTATTATGCGCCATTTGAATCTATTCAAAAATCAAGCACTGCCGAGGTGTACCACCATGAGATACCCGGTGGCCAGTTTACCAATCTTTTCCAGCAGGCACACTCGATGGGGTTGGCGCACCGGTGGCATGAAATCACTGATGTTTATGCGGATGTCAACCAGCTTTTTGGAGATATTGTGAAAGTTACTCCATCCTCGAAGGTTGTTGGAGATCTGACACTTTTTCTGGTGACAAATGACCTCAATGCCCAGGATATCGTTAAAAATAACAGGGAAATTTCTTTCCCCACCTCTGTGGTAGAATTTTTTGAAGGTCGTCTCGGTCAGCCAACCGGAGGCTTCCCAAAAGAGGTACAATACAGAATTTTGCGCGGGGCGCCTGCTTTTACGGAAAGACCCGGCGCTAATCTGCCGCCTGTCAATCTTGACGAGATTAAAGAAGAAGTTGAGGGCCGGATCTCCAGGCCCATCACCAACGAAGAACTCATGTCCTATCTGATGTATCCGGATGTCTTCATTCAGTACGCTGAGCACAGAAAGAAATACGATGACGTGTCTGTCATTCCCACGGATGTATTTTTCTATGGTCTGCCCATGAATGAAGAGGTTGCTATTGACATCGAGGAAGGAAAGACCCTGATTTTCAAACTGGTAGCCATAAGCCCGTCAAATGTAGAAGGAAATTGTACCGTCTTCTTTGAGCTTAATGGTCAACCGCGTGAAGTAGTTATTGCCAATCGAAAAGCGGCAGCTTCAGTAACCAAACGTCCCCAGACAGAAGAAGGAAACACCAAACACGTCGGTGCTCCCATGCCAGGCATGATTGTCACGATAAAAGTGGCAGCCGGTGATAAAGTTGCTAAAAATGACCCGCTTCTCATCATGGAGGCCATGAAAATGGAAGCAACCGTTTACGCTGAACACGATGGTGAGATTGGACAGGTGTTGGTTAAGAAAAGAGACTGTGTTGAGGCAAGAGACCTGCTGATCGTTTATAAGTAA
- a CDS encoding 3-isopropylmalate dehydrogenase, which translates to MKKCIAVLAGDGIGPEIMKEGLKVLDAVAKKYGHTFEYKEALVGGCAYDAYGHPLPDETRKVCDSADAIYFGAVGGPKWETLPAELTPERGALLPLRSIYGLFANLRPAVIFGPLADAASLKSERLKGGLDILIVRELTGGVYFGRNKVTSLALKEGTVQGEYAVDYMIYSVPEIERIAKVACEAAMKRGKKLTSVDKANVLESSKLWRKVVIDYVQKKYPMIQLNHMYVDNAAMQLATNPKQFDVIVTENMFGDILSDLASAITGSIGMLPSASLSETGFGLFEPIHGSAPDIAGQGKANPLAQILSGAMMLKYAFGLSKESNAIEHAIMSVLEDGYRTGDIASANTLKDKILSTSGMGIKVAEYISKVEGK; encoded by the coding sequence ATGAAAAAATGCATTGCTGTATTGGCAGGAGATGGGATTGGACCAGAAATAATGAAGGAAGGGCTGAAAGTGCTTGACGCCGTAGCAAAGAAATACGGCCATACCTTTGAATATAAAGAGGCATTAGTAGGCGGATGCGCCTACGATGCCTATGGTCACCCACTCCCTGATGAAACAAGAAAGGTCTGTGATAGTGCCGATGCTATATATTTTGGTGCGGTAGGCGGGCCGAAATGGGAAACGTTGCCAGCGGAATTGACCCCCGAGCGCGGGGCATTACTGCCCCTGAGGTCCATTTACGGCCTTTTTGCAAACTTGCGTCCTGCCGTAATTTTTGGCCCATTAGCAGATGCCGCGTCTCTGAAATCAGAACGGTTGAAGGGAGGACTGGACATCCTGATTGTGCGGGAGTTGACGGGCGGGGTTTATTTCGGCAGAAATAAGGTCACATCGCTTGCCCTGAAGGAAGGGACCGTTCAGGGAGAATACGCTGTCGATTACATGATTTACTCAGTACCGGAGATTGAAAGGATTGCCAAAGTAGCCTGTGAAGCAGCTATGAAACGCGGTAAAAAGTTAACCTCTGTTGATAAGGCAAACGTTCTTGAAAGCTCAAAACTATGGCGGAAAGTGGTTATTGATTACGTTCAAAAAAAATATCCGATGATCCAGTTGAATCATATGTATGTCGACAATGCAGCCATGCAACTCGCTACAAACCCGAAACAATTTGATGTTATTGTCACCGAAAATATGTTTGGCGACATCCTGTCAGATCTGGCATCGGCCATTACCGGGTCCATTGGCATGCTTCCCAGCGCCAGCCTTTCAGAAACAGGCTTTGGGCTTTTTGAGCCTATTCATGGCTCTGCGCCGGATATTGCAGGACAAGGCAAGGCCAATCCGCTGGCGCAAATCTTATCAGGGGCAATGATGCTCAAATACGCTTTCGGACTCAGTAAAGAATCAAACGCTATTGAACATGCTATTATGTCGGTGCTGGAGGATGGATATCGGACCGGTGATATTGCCTCTGCTAACACGCTAAAAGATAAAATACTTTCAACTTCTGGAATGGGAATCAAGGTAGCGGAGTATATAAGCAAGGTGGAGGGGAAGTAA
- a CDS encoding survival protein, producing the protein MKILLTNDDGIYAPGIAALKRSIQDLGQVTVVAPDIEQSGVGHSITFGHPLRIREVHLNNEFIGYGVNGSPADCVKLAIFEIMRGGPDIVISGLNMGANVGIHILYSGTVAAAVEAAIMGFPSIAVSFDISERYDDVNDASKVARNVIESITRHKLQKGSLLNVNIPSCPSSQMKGVKITRQFAHDFRETFEKRKDPNGKDYYWLIGTNKSIHHEEGTDISAVNEGYISVTPLRYDLTDQYLYKKIEDWDWGSTPYERDNKKS; encoded by the coding sequence ATGAAGATATTATTGACGAACGATGATGGCATTTATGCGCCAGGTATTGCCGCCTTAAAACGGAGTATTCAGGATCTGGGGCAAGTAACCGTGGTAGCGCCTGATATTGAACAGAGCGGTGTAGGGCATTCGATTACCTTCGGCCATCCTTTACGCATTCGTGAGGTGCATTTAAATAATGAGTTTATTGGTTATGGTGTGAATGGTTCGCCAGCTGATTGTGTGAAATTGGCTATTTTTGAAATTATGAGAGGAGGGCCGGACATTGTTATATCAGGGCTTAATATGGGAGCCAATGTGGGTATTCATATCCTCTACTCAGGAACAGTTGCTGCGGCTGTGGAGGCGGCTATTATGGGATTTCCTTCTATTGCTGTCTCCTTTGATATTTCTGAGCGGTATGATGATGTTAACGATGCGTCAAAAGTAGCGAGAAATGTCATAGAAAGCATTACCAGGCATAAACTACAGAAAGGATCGCTGCTCAACGTGAATATTCCTTCTTGTCCATCCAGTCAAATGAAAGGAGTTAAGATAACACGGCAGTTTGCTCATGATTTCAGGGAGACCTTTGAAAAACGCAAAGACCCGAACGGGAAGGATTATTACTGGTTAATAGGTACTAATAAATCCATTCACCACGAGGAGGGAACGGATATCAGCGCCGTTAATGAAGGTTATATCTCCGTTACACCTCTTCGTTACGATTTGACTGATCAATATCTTTACAAGAAAATTGAGGATTGGGATTGGGGAAGTACTCCTTACGAACGGGATAATAAAAAATCTTGA
- a CDS encoding endopeptidase codes for MIRQELFLLFLCMLILGIETSCDETSASIVKDGNEILSNIILSQDVLHRQFGGVVPEIACRAHLESVISVINNAVVDAKAQLAEIDAIAVVNTPGLIGALLIGVTSAKTLCMALDIPLIAINHLHSHIYANNLEHGDIQYPTVSLVVSGGHTTLFLSESETKHIPLGGTIDDAAGEAFDKVSKILGLGYPGGPVIDKLARQGNRSAIAFPRSYLEKDSLDFSFSGLKTAVLYYYRGQDANVSQSKPLSNQEIADIAASFQEAVIDVLVDKTVQASHRYNVQGILVGGGVAANSRLRQRLKEKSEETGIPVYYPSARLCTDNAAMVAGLAYKKYLEGNSADLTLEAIP; via the coding sequence TTGATAAGGCAGGAGTTATTCCTGCTTTTTTTATGTATGCTAATTCTTGGTATTGAAACATCATGCGATGAGACTTCGGCGTCCATTGTAAAAGATGGAAATGAAATACTGTCAAACATTATTCTATCCCAGGATGTTTTACATCGTCAGTTTGGTGGTGTTGTTCCGGAAATTGCTTGCCGGGCACATTTGGAATCTGTTATCAGTGTTATTAACAATGCCGTTGTTGATGCGAAGGCGCAGCTTGCTGAAATCGATGCGATTGCTGTTGTTAATACACCTGGTCTTATTGGCGCCTTGCTTATCGGTGTGACATCTGCCAAAACGTTATGTATGGCGCTGGATATACCTCTCATAGCCATTAATCACCTTCATTCCCATATCTATGCAAATAATCTCGAGCATGGGGATATACAGTATCCAACAGTAAGTTTGGTAGTTTCCGGAGGGCATACAACCCTTTTTTTATCGGAAAGCGAGACGAAGCATATTCCATTGGGAGGGACAATCGATGATGCTGCGGGTGAGGCTTTTGACAAAGTATCAAAAATATTAGGTCTCGGTTACCCCGGAGGACCTGTTATTGATAAGCTTGCAAGGCAAGGAAACCGAAGTGCGATTGCATTTCCAAGATCTTATCTTGAAAAGGACTCGCTTGACTTCAGCTTTAGCGGGCTTAAAACTGCAGTATTATATTACTATCGGGGACAGGATGCAAACGTTTCTCAATCAAAGCCACTCTCCAATCAGGAGATTGCCGATATTGCGGCAAGTTTTCAGGAGGCAGTCATTGATGTTTTAGTAGATAAGACCGTCCAGGCATCACACAGGTATAATGTTCAAGGAATACTGGTGGGTGGCGGTGTGGCAGCAAACTCAAGGTTACGCCAAAGATTAAAAGAAAAATCAGAAGAGACAGGTATCCCTGTATATTACCCTTCTGCCAGATTATGTACTGATAATGCTGCCATGGTGGCAGGGCTGGCTTATAAGAAATATTTAGAGGGAAATAGTGCCGATCTTACTCTTGAAGCTATTCCATAA
- a CDS encoding transposase: MRELEGVWEEDNKQKWTKEMKALLEEINRVTNDAGGVLGAGESEKYRQRYRAILQNAEAESPPPDETNRKGKRGRLRRTKARNLLERLREYEDDVLRFMDNKNVSFTNNLAENDIRMTKVQQKISGCFRSLEGARMFCRIRSYLSTCRKQEVNLSQALRMLFHGELPDFVRS; the protein is encoded by the coding sequence ATGAGAGAATTAGAGGGGGTGTGGGAAGAGGACAATAAGCAGAAATGGACGAAAGAGATGAAAGCCTTGCTTGAAGAGATAAATCGTGTAACAAACGATGCCGGGGGAGTGTTGGGAGCTGGTGAGTCTGAAAAATACCGGCAAAGATACCGGGCAATATTGCAAAACGCAGAAGCAGAAAGCCCTCCCCCTGATGAAACAAACCGTAAGGGGAAAAGGGGGCGGCTGAGAAGGACAAAAGCCAGGAATCTTCTGGAACGATTACGAGAGTATGAGGATGATGTCCTGAGGTTTATGGACAATAAAAACGTTTCCTTCACGAATAATTTGGCTGAAAACGATATCCGGATGACAAAGGTTCAGCAGAAAATATCGGGCTGTTTCCGTTCATTGGAGGGAGCCAGGATGTTCTGCCGTATTCGCAGTTATCTCTCGACCTGTCGAAAACAAGAGGTAAATTTAAGTCAGGCATTAAGGATGCTGTTTCACGGCGAATTGCCCGATTTTGTTCGCTCATAG
- a CDS encoding carbohydrate kinase: MYKIKDIPKISSRKPDTHKGDYGRVLVLAGSIGMTGAACLCSTASLRAGAGIVTLGIPESLYGIVASQLTCVMTRPLPETQVKTLSDLGRQDILDFSQRFDVIAIGPGLSQYPETKRLVLWLLQSLDIPIVLDADGINALADSPKILDQIKRHIILTPHPGEMARLVGVSTIEVQSRRLEISRMFVKGRRNVTLVLKGYRTIVMNEEQFYLNETGNPGMATAGVGDVLTGIIAALSGQQYTPFKAAQLGVYLHGLAGDLAAQEVGQISLIATDILDSLPKAFLACEEGL, encoded by the coding sequence ATGTATAAAATAAAAGATATACCGAAAATTTCTTCCAGAAAGCCTGACACCCACAAAGGCGACTACGGGCGAGTATTGGTGCTTGCGGGTTCAATTGGCATGACTGGCGCAGCATGTCTGTGCAGTACTGCCTCCCTGCGTGCCGGCGCAGGGATTGTTACTCTGGGTATTCCGGAAAGTCTCTATGGGATTGTAGCATCCCAGTTGACCTGCGTCATGACCCGTCCCTTACCGGAAACGCAGGTAAAAACCTTATCCGATCTCGGCCGTCAGGATATCCTCGATTTTTCACAACGATTTGATGTAATTGCTATTGGTCCCGGTCTATCCCAATATCCGGAGACAAAAAGATTGGTACTGTGGTTATTACAGTCTTTAGATATTCCCATTGTATTAGACGCCGATGGTATTAATGCTCTTGCTGATAGCCCAAAAATATTAGATCAAATAAAGAGGCACATTATTCTTACACCACATCCCGGAGAAATGGCGCGTCTTGTTGGGGTATCAACGATAGAGGTTCAATCGAGGCGTCTGGAAATATCCCGGATGTTTGTTAAAGGCAGGCGGAATGTGACCCTGGTATTAAAAGGATATAGGACTATTGTTATGAATGAAGAACAATTTTATCTGAATGAGACAGGTAACCCCGGAATGGCAACTGCCGGAGTTGGGGATGTATTGACCGGTATAATTGCCGCCCTTTCAGGACAGCAATACACCCCTTTTAAGGCAGCGCAGTTAGGCGTATATTTGCACGGCCTGGCAGGTGATCTTGCGGCACAGGAGGTGGGTCAGATTTCACTGATTGCTACCGATATTCTCGATAGTTTACCCAAGGCGTTTTTAGCCTGTGAAGAAGGTTTGTAA
- a CDS encoding protease, whose product MKTRVYVLLFCITLLSVRTVSFGQDKPLEKPNAEVKEKAKETREDIYEEFEEFIKVIKELQDKYVDEINVNTILTNAYRGMLSGLDPYSQYFSSEELEDLKIETEGEFEGLGIEVIIREGLLTVITPIIDSPAFKAGILVGDRIIKIDGEFTENMSVRDAIKKLRGKLGTTITLTVVHEGDTVPVDITMERATIHVKSIRGARIVDDDYKIGYLAVTNFQENTTKDMDVAVQDLLKKGMKSLILDLRFNPGGLLNIAVDMADKFLERGLIVSTKGRDTTQNYTYQARKQGTYPKFPLVVLVNNGSASASEIVAGAIKDHKRGLLLGIKTFGKGSVQSLIPVWDGKTALKLTTARYYTPSGVCIHEKGIEPHIKVPLSFAETKALHEHLSMIDIDRDTKTNEVRESEGKGKEPVPQGSSVKKEKSPYRDVQLERAIDVLKGIEVYAKGANTP is encoded by the coding sequence ATGAAAACGAGGGTGTATGTTCTTTTATTCTGTATAACGCTTTTGTCAGTCAGAACGGTTTCGTTCGGGCAAGATAAACCTCTTGAAAAGCCTAATGCAGAAGTTAAAGAAAAAGCTAAAGAGACCCGAGAGGATATTTATGAAGAATTTGAGGAGTTTATTAAAGTCATAAAGGAATTGCAGGATAAATACGTTGATGAGATAAATGTTAATACCATTCTTACCAACGCATATCGCGGCATGCTTTCAGGGCTTGATCCCTATAGTCAATATTTTAGTTCTGAAGAATTAGAAGATCTCAAGATTGAGACAGAGGGTGAATTTGAGGGGCTGGGAATTGAGGTAATTATAAGGGAAGGGCTGTTAACCGTAATTACTCCAATTATTGACTCTCCGGCTTTTAAAGCCGGAATATTGGTAGGCGACCGGATTATTAAGATCGACGGTGAATTTACCGAAAACATGAGCGTCAGAGATGCCATAAAGAAACTCCGGGGCAAATTAGGAACAACAATTACCCTGACCGTTGTCCATGAGGGGGATACAGTTCCAGTCGATATTACTATGGAACGCGCAACGATCCATGTAAAAAGCATACGCGGCGCCAGAATAGTAGATGATGATTATAAGATTGGCTACCTTGCCGTAACAAATTTTCAGGAAAATACCACAAAGGATATGGACGTAGCCGTTCAGGATTTGTTGAAAAAGGGTATGAAAAGTCTGATACTGGATTTGAGATTCAATCCGGGCGGGTTATTGAATATTGCTGTCGATATGGCTGATAAATTCCTGGAGAGAGGTCTGATTGTTTCTACAAAAGGAAGAGATACGACACAGAATTATACGTACCAGGCACGAAAACAGGGGACATATCCCAAGTTTCCTTTAGTGGTGCTGGTAAATAACGGAAGCGCAAGCGCATCAGAAATTGTTGCCGGGGCTATTAAGGATCATAAACGGGGTTTACTACTGGGTATTAAAACATTTGGCAAGGGATCAGTGCAGAGCCTGATTCCCGTTTGGGATGGTAAAACCGCCTTGAAATTAACGACTGCGCGATATTATACTCCATCAGGGGTTTGTATCCACGAGAAAGGGATTGAGCCGCATATTAAGGTTCCCCTCAGTTTTGCTGAGACAAAGGCGTTGCATGAACATCTATCCATGATAGATATAGACAGAGATACAAAGACTAATGAGGTCAGGGAAAGCGAAGGTAAGGGAAAAGAGCCTGTACCGCAAGGCTCTTCTGTAAAAAAAGAGAAGTCACCCTATAGAGATGTTCAGCTTGAAAGAGCTATTGATGTTCTGAAAGGTATAGAAGTTTATGCGAAGGGCGCGAATACTCCTTAA